From a single Armatimonadota bacterium genomic region:
- the nadA gene encoding quinolinate synthase NadA, producing the protein MSLEKSGVEDTTFHLLGRIEVYQNLRNAVILAHNYQLGEIQDVADFVGDSLELSRKAAEAQADVIVFCGVHFMAETAKILSPQKTVLLPDLAAGCPMADMITAEQLRELKAEYPGRPVVAYVNTSAAVKAESDICCTSANAVKVVESLDADEVIFVPDKCLGDYVASKTNKRVICYPGFCPTHYNITPEDILRAKEEHPKALVIAHPECTKEVLELADGVFSTSGMIRFARESSAREFIVATEEGLLHRLYQENPGKKFYAPTAGVVCPNMKLITLEKLAWSLENMQYTIELPADIINRARKAIERMIEIG; encoded by the coding sequence ATGTCTTTAGAAAAGAGTGGAGTTGAGGATACAACGTTTCATTTATTAGGTAGGATAGAAGTATACCAGAATCTCCGCAATGCGGTTATTCTAGCTCATAACTATCAGCTTGGCGAGATTCAGGATGTTGCCGATTTTGTGGGTGACTCCCTTGAGCTAAGCAGAAAGGCGGCGGAGGCCCAGGCGGACGTTATCGTTTTCTGTGGAGTTCACTTCATGGCGGAAACAGCCAAGATACTTTCGCCGCAGAAAACTGTGTTGCTGCCTGACCTTGCGGCTGGTTGCCCAATGGCGGATATGATAACTGCCGAGCAACTACGTGAGCTTAAAGCCGAATACCCAGGGCGACCTGTCGTGGCATATGTAAATACTTCGGCGGCAGTCAAGGCTGAGAGTGATATTTGCTGTACATCTGCAAACGCCGTAAAAGTTGTCGAATCGCTTGATGCAGACGAAGTCATTTTTGTGCCCGACAAGTGTCTCGGCGACTATGTTGCATCGAAGACTAACAAGCGCGTTATCTGCTATCCGGGCTTTTGCCCAACACATTACAATATCACGCCTGAGGACATTCTAAGGGCAAAGGAAGAGCATCCCAAAGCGCTAGTAATCGCCCACCCCGAATGCACGAAAGAGGTGCTCGAGCTGGCCGATGGTGTTTTCAGTACGTCGGGGATGATTCGCTTTGCAAGAGAGAGCTCGGCACGGGAGTTTATTGTTGCCACGGAGGAAGGCTTGCTTCACCGACTCTATCAGGAAAATCCTGGCAAGAAGTTTTATGCGCCCACAGCTGGGGTAGTCTGCCCGAATATGAAGCTAATTACGCTTGAAAAGCTTGCTTGGTCGCTTGAAAATATGCAGTATACAATCGAGTTACCTGCCGATATAATAAATAGAGCACGAAAAGCGATTGAGCGCATGATAGAAATAGGATAG
- the nadC gene encoding carboxylating nicotinate-nucleotide diphosphorylase → MSLNFLEVENIVRRALAEDIGAGDITTALTVPSTSSSRAQMVVKQDGIICGLQVAALAFNIVAESYSSGENLILRRLQPGGQANREPLFGVGGPTRVSIRHMNPVEVVKAGAPHPVSVAKGKSLTFRAEMPDGSHVEAGDVVAEITGPTAVILTAERTALNFVQRLSGIATMTSRFVALVQHTKTVITDTRKTTPGLRILEKYAVRVGGGQNHRFGLYDAILIKDNHILAAGGITEAVAAAKARAPHTMKIEVEAESLEQVEEALAAGADIILLDNMSPAMLRKAVALCKGKALTEASGNATESSIARIAETGVDVISVGALTHSVKALDVSLEIVG, encoded by the coding sequence ATGAGTCTTAACTTTCTTGAAGTTGAAAACATAGTCCGGAGGGCGCTGGCGGAAGACATAGGAGCTGGCGACATAACAACGGCGCTAACTGTGCCGTCTACATCGTCGTCTCGCGCGCAGATGGTTGTCAAGCAGGATGGCATCATCTGCGGGTTGCAAGTTGCCGCTCTTGCATTCAACATTGTTGCCGAAAGCTACTCTTCGGGCGAGAACCTAATTCTTCGGAGACTCCAGCCTGGTGGTCAGGCTAATAGAGAGCCTTTATTTGGAGTTGGTGGGCCGACACGTGTAAGCATCCGTCACATGAACCCTGTCGAGGTGGTAAAAGCGGGTGCGCCCCATCCCGTATCAGTTGCCAAAGGGAAGAGCCTTACTTTCCGAGCGGAGATGCCAGATGGCTCACATGTAGAGGCTGGGGATGTTGTGGCGGAGATTACAGGCCCGACTGCAGTGATTCTAACCGCAGAAAGGACTGCGCTTAATTTTGTCCAGCGTTTGAGCGGAATAGCAACAATGACGTCGCGGTTTGTTGCGCTTGTGCAACATACTAAGACAGTAATTACAGATACCCGGAAGACAACCCCCGGTCTTCGGATTCTGGAGAAGTATGCAGTTCGTGTTGGCGGCGGACAAAATCACCGTTTTGGACTTTATGATGCTATCCTAATAAAGGACAACCATATTCTCGCTGCCGGCGGCATCACGGAAGCAGTTGCTGCTGCCAAGGCAAGGGCGCCTCATACAATGAAGATTGAAGTTGAAGCAGAATCGCTAGAGCAGGTTGAGGAGGCGCTTGCTGCGGGCGCTGACATAATCCTTCTAGACAATATGAGCCCAGCCATGCTAAGAAAGGCGGTTGCTCTTTGCAAGGGTAAGGCGCTCACTGAGGCATCCGGCAACGCTACTGAATCAAGCATTGCCCGAATCGCCGAAACCGGGGTGGATGTGATATCTGTGGGCGCACTGACTCATTCCGTGAAAGCTTTAGATGTGAGCCTGGAAATCGTTGGATAG
- a CDS encoding biotin--[acetyl-CoA-carboxylase] ligase, with translation MQFSIHRFERVTSTNAIALQFAKKGAPEGTVIIAREQTAGRGRFGRNWVSPLDSGLYLTIVFRPNRSLEELWQLAFVCSLAVAETIECVSGLTPGLKWPNDVMLNGRKVCGLLVEIGKAVVASEQGIKDSKENANSTHAAVAIPDSKIPVVVGIGINVNNAEFPEELANHATSLALEANKRFDLHKVEQSLLGAIEAKYAQYGQEGFPPILAAWKGYDITVGSRVAVHMLGKVIEGTAVEIDGEGNLVVRCLDGTLTKLLAGDVNIEFNR, from the coding sequence ATGCAGTTTAGCATTCATCGCTTTGAAAGAGTTACCTCCACTAATGCAATTGCTCTTCAGTTTGCCAAGAAGGGCGCTCCTGAAGGAACGGTTATCATTGCACGTGAACAGACTGCCGGTAGAGGAAGGTTTGGGCGAAATTGGGTTTCTCCGTTGGATTCCGGACTTTACCTAACGATAGTCTTCAGACCCAACAGGTCGCTTGAGGAATTATGGCAGCTCGCTTTTGTATGCTCCCTTGCCGTGGCTGAGACGATTGAATGTGTATCCGGACTAACGCCGGGCTTGAAATGGCCGAACGATGTAATGCTAAACGGTCGCAAGGTTTGTGGCTTGCTAGTCGAGATTGGGAAAGCGGTTGTAGCATCTGAGCAAGGCATAAAAGACAGTAAGGAGAATGCAAACTCAACGCATGCTGCAGTCGCGATTCCGGATTCCAAAATTCCGGTCGTCGTTGGCATCGGCATCAATGTCAATAATGCCGAATTCCCCGAAGAGTTGGCAAATCATGCGACCTCGTTAGCGCTTGAGGCGAACAAAAGGTTTGATCTTCATAAAGTTGAGCAGTCGCTTCTAGGGGCCATCGAAGCAAAATACGCGCAGTATGGTCAAGAAGGCTTCCCGCCAATACTTGCGGCATGGAAGGGGTACGACATCACCGTGGGTAGCAGAGTAGCCGTTCACATGCTCGGTAAGGTTATCGAAGGTACGGCAGTTGAGATAGATGGTGAAGGCAATTTGGTTGTCCGCTGTCTAGATGGTACTTTAACTAAGCTGTTGGCAGGTGACGTTAATATCGAATTTAACCGGTGA
- a CDS encoding YebC/PmpR family DNA-binding transcriptional regulator: MAGHSKWHNIRLRKGKQDAERGKTFTKLAREIIVAAREGGGNPETNLRLRLAIQKAREASMPADNIKRAIQRGTGEIEGAQYEEVTYEGYGPGGVAIMVSALTDNRNRTVAELRTIFSKNGGSLGESGCVAWMFDPKGIITIQKDSVDEDTLMMIALEAGAEDIRTEGDTYEVISAPEDFHAVRQAITDAGVSYVSAELTRMPKSTIVVNGKEAHQVLRLMDQLEDSDDVQQVFANFDIPEEVLEAAAVE, encoded by the coding sequence ATGGCGGGACATTCGAAGTGGCATAACATAAGGCTGAGAAAAGGTAAGCAAGATGCCGAGCGCGGCAAGACATTTACGAAGCTCGCTCGTGAAATAATAGTTGCAGCTCGTGAAGGAGGCGGTAACCCAGAAACAAACCTTCGGCTCCGCCTGGCAATTCAAAAGGCGCGTGAGGCTAGCATGCCCGCCGACAATATCAAGCGTGCGATTCAGCGCGGCACGGGCGAAATCGAGGGTGCCCAGTATGAAGAAGTAACCTACGAAGGATATGGACCTGGTGGAGTCGCAATCATGGTCTCGGCTTTGACGGACAACCGAAATAGAACGGTGGCTGAGCTCAGAACCATCTTCTCCAAGAATGGAGGAAGCTTGGGAGAATCTGGTTGTGTAGCTTGGATGTTCGACCCGAAAGGTATAATCACGATTCAGAAGGACTCCGTTGACGAAGATACGTTAATGATGATTGCTCTGGAAGCGGGAGCAGAAGATATACGCACCGAAGGCGATACATATGAAGTAATAAGCGCGCCGGAGGACTTCCATGCCGTTCGTCAGGCCATAACCGACGCTGGGGTTAGCTATGTAAGCGCTGAACTTACGCGTATGCCGAAGAGTACAATAGTTGTCAATGGCAAGGAAGCTCACCAAGTGCTTCGCCTAATGGACCAGCTAGAAGACAGCGATGACGTCCAGCAGGTTTTTGCCAACTTTGACATTCCTGAAGAAGTTTTGGAGGCAGCTGCTGTAGAGTAA
- a CDS encoding Gfo/Idh/MocA family oxidoreductase gives MSLRVGIVGAGRIGLARARQMKTYSDVEITAVADPNRPNRDKLAGFSGAGLAVADHKRLVVDKNVDVVYIASPPNTHRQVAVDALNAGKHVICEPPIAISIGDAEAMLAAAIENNRRLLVALSERYDPVNQEVYRLIEADEIGFPFIVQFTYVENEFNRLNDWHDWKGTWDIAGGGILMERGSGILDLLCFLLGQVEGVNAVCTRFAIEPLNKAEDTCMLGLEFKEDIGAYLLMTGAAQYSAWPPNFTGLGYRMEIFGLKGSIQVTNYEPRLSVVTKKQKRQEISESEIHTSFPTDMLRDFIDCIREGKEPLVTTKDALYALRLILAGYKASRNKRRVELLEEV, from the coding sequence ATGTCTTTACGAGTAGGCATAGTAGGTGCTGGCAGGATTGGCTTGGCTAGGGCACGCCAGATGAAGACTTACTCTGATGTGGAAATAACGGCCGTTGCTGACCCCAATCGGCCGAACAGAGATAAGCTTGCTGGATTCTCAGGGGCTGGATTGGCTGTTGCTGACCATAAACGGCTTGTTGTCGACAAAAATGTTGATGTTGTTTATATCGCTTCTCCTCCCAACACCCATCGCCAGGTTGCAGTGGATGCCTTGAACGCTGGCAAACATGTTATATGCGAACCTCCGATTGCCATTAGCATTGGTGACGCTGAGGCAATGCTTGCCGCCGCAATTGAAAATAACAGAAGGCTCTTGGTGGCGCTTTCCGAGCGATACGACCCGGTTAACCAAGAAGTCTACCGCCTCATTGAGGCTGATGAAATTGGATTTCCCTTTATTGTTCAGTTCACATATGTTGAGAATGAATTTAATAGGCTCAACGATTGGCATGACTGGAAAGGAACATGGGATATTGCAGGCGGCGGAATCCTTATGGAGCGAGGGTCGGGGATTTTGGACCTCCTGTGCTTTCTTCTTGGGCAGGTTGAGGGCGTAAATGCAGTTTGTACCAGATTCGCAATAGAACCACTCAACAAGGCTGAGGACACGTGCATGCTTGGTCTTGAGTTTAAAGAAGATATTGGCGCATATTTGCTTATGACAGGAGCAGCACAGTACAGCGCCTGGCCGCCAAATTTCACAGGTCTCGGTTATCGTATGGAAATATTTGGCTTGAAAGGGTCAATTCAGGTGACCAATTACGAGCCGCGGCTTTCCGTTGTGACAAAAAAGCAAAAGCGGCAAGAGATATCAGAGTCAGAAATACACACATCGTTTCCCACTGATATGCTCCGCGATTTTATAGACTGTATACGTGAGGGCAAGGAACCGCTTGTCACAACCAAAGATGCTCTATATGCGCTCCGCCTGATTCTTGCTGGGTATAAAGCTTCTCGAAATAAACGACGGGTTGAGCTGTTGGAGGAAGTGTAG
- a CDS encoding DUF935 domain-containing protein, whose amino-acid sequence MSIRQRILSKFGRNRPLMEEVAAAQSRLASSAYRLAAYSPDDLLSRKGLAVYDEMQKDSQVLSCLNTKKFAVLSKGWDVVPADGSQANIRSAEFVKFCL is encoded by the coding sequence ATGAGCATCAGACAGCGTATTCTAAGCAAGTTTGGGCGAAACCGGCCGTTGATGGAGGAAGTAGCGGCAGCTCAAAGCAGACTTGCAAGCAGTGCCTACCGGCTAGCGGCATACTCCCCGGACGATCTTCTCAGCCGTAAAGGGCTTGCAGTCTATGATGAAATGCAGAAGGACTCGCAAGTTCTGTCGTGCCTGAATACTAAGAAGTTTGCCGTGCTTTCGAAAGGTTGGGATGTTGTCCCAGCTGATGGCTCCCAGGCGAACATACGTTCGGCAGAGTTTGTCAAATTTTGCCTTTAA
- a CDS encoding DUF935 domain-containing protein: MLFKVMDALAKGFSVCEINYKIIPDGPFAGMVGLESIKSKDPAAFGFEMDEFLNINGLTIMESGKTASLPVEKFIIYTYMPEYEMPYGQSDLRAAYKHWWSKEVILKFWNIYLEKFGLPTAKGSYRRGLPKEQQDDLLRVLDKIQQETAIVVPEDIRIELIEAQRGGEAGYLAAIEFHNRQIAKAILGQTLTSEEGSRVGSLAMAKVHLDVLCFYLQKLKRDLEDTVVQEQIIRRLVDINFGPLAKVYPKFVLGSLEDKDIEALGSLIEKLIAGKVVAPNEPWIRKYLGIPVA; the protein is encoded by the coding sequence GTGTTGTTTAAGGTAATGGATGCGCTTGCAAAAGGATTTTCAGTTTGCGAGATTAACTACAAAATTATTCCCGATGGGCCTTTTGCAGGCATGGTAGGTTTGGAATCAATAAAATCTAAAGACCCGGCAGCTTTTGGCTTCGAAATGGACGAATTTTTAAATATCAATGGGCTCACCATTATGGAAAGCGGCAAGACAGCAAGCTTGCCGGTCGAAAAGTTTATCATTTATACCTATATGCCCGAATATGAAATGCCTTATGGCCAGTCAGACCTCCGAGCGGCATATAAGCACTGGTGGAGTAAAGAAGTAATTCTGAAGTTCTGGAATATCTACTTGGAAAAGTTTGGGTTGCCTACTGCCAAGGGATCATACCGACGCGGACTGCCGAAGGAACAACAGGATGACTTGCTTCGTGTGCTCGACAAAATACAGCAGGAGACAGCTATTGTTGTCCCGGAGGATATTCGAATTGAGTTGATTGAGGCGCAAAGGGGCGGCGAGGCTGGCTACTTGGCGGCAATCGAGTTTCACAATAGGCAGATTGCGAAAGCGATTCTTGGACAAACGCTGACCAGCGAGGAAGGCTCGCGGGTGGGGTCGCTCGCAATGGCGAAAGTCCATCTCGATGTCCTTTGTTTTTACCTTCAGAAGCTTAAGCGTGATTTAGAGGATACTGTAGTACAGGAACAGATTATTAGGCGACTAGTGGATATAAACTTTGGCCCATTAGCAAAAGTATATCCGAAGTTTGTGCTAGGAAGCTTGGAGGACAAAGATATAGAGGCTCTTGGAAGCCTAATTGAGAAGCTAATTGCTGGAAAAGTTGTCGCTCCTAATGAACCCTGGATACGTAAGTATCTTGGAATACCTGTAGCATAG
- a CDS encoding Mu-like prophage major head subunit gpT family protein — MREFKDERVPAGLLEHDYSIKNKTWEASIAVDRAALEDDQYGQIRLRIQGLADEARRHQEELVFGLLRDGFNTLCYDGQFFFDTDHSDGESGTQSNKGTSALSAASLQAAFTTMMKFKDDQGKPMGIIPDTLVVSPDLKWTAMELFWSIYAPDSEVGKTEARKNVLKGALDLIVSPYLTDSNDWFLLCTKRVVKPVIFQSRIPIEFAALEANSENGFMRDRYVYGVRARYNVGFGLWQLAYGSQVS, encoded by the coding sequence ATGCGGGAGTTTAAAGATGAGCGAGTACCTGCTGGCCTGCTTGAGCATGATTATTCGATTAAAAACAAAACTTGGGAAGCCTCAATTGCAGTTGACCGCGCTGCACTGGAGGACGACCAATATGGCCAAATTCGGCTGAGAATCCAAGGATTGGCAGATGAGGCTAGACGTCATCAGGAGGAGTTGGTTTTTGGCCTGCTTAGGGACGGGTTTAATACTTTGTGCTATGACGGTCAGTTTTTCTTCGACACCGACCATAGCGATGGTGAGTCCGGCACGCAATCGAACAAGGGGACTTCTGCTCTTTCTGCGGCATCTCTTCAAGCAGCTTTTACTACAATGATGAAGTTCAAAGATGACCAGGGCAAGCCGATGGGAATCATCCCTGATACACTTGTTGTTTCGCCTGACCTTAAGTGGACAGCAATGGAACTCTTTTGGTCGATCTATGCGCCTGATAGCGAGGTTGGGAAGACTGAAGCCAGGAAAAACGTCCTCAAGGGTGCGCTCGATTTGATTGTCAGTCCATACCTTACAGATTCAAATGATTGGTTCCTACTGTGCACCAAGCGTGTCGTCAAGCCTGTTATCTTTCAGTCCCGAATTCCCATAGAATTTGCGGCTCTGGAGGCAAACTCGGAAAACGGGTTCATGCGCGATAGGTATGTTTACGGCGTCCGAGCAAGATACAATGTTGGATTCGGACTGTGGCAGCTTGCGTATGGTAGTCAGGTGAGCTGA